In Carassius gibelio isolate Cgi1373 ecotype wild population from Czech Republic chromosome A10, carGib1.2-hapl.c, whole genome shotgun sequence, the DNA window GTTGTAGGTAATCCGTATTAATCAAATGCATTTCTGCCACTGTCATAATATAAGACATCCCCGAAGAATCGATACATATCAGAGCTTTTGAGTTGACCTGTGAAGTGCTGTGGTTCAATAGGATGAAGTTAATGACATAATCAATTGAGACTTGTGCTTACATTGCAAGTTTATTAAAGAGCTGGTGAACAGCACCTGCCAGCAGCGTTATGGCCGCTCTCTGGAGCCCTGGGAGCTGTCCCTCATCTGGTCCTTCATTGTGTCCATGTACTGCATGGGAGGACTGGCTGGAACCCTGTATGCTGGACATCTGGCAGGCGCGTATGGAAGGTACTGGAAGTGACACTAGTCAGGTCATATGCTGATGCTGAAGAATGTCACGGGGATCATTCCcccaaaaataaaagattatatcCAAAAAAAGAAACCTGTATGAAACATTTTGGACCAATTTAATGTatctttataaagcattaatttccttaaaagaaataaaatggttGTGTTACTAGGTTGATTTTCAGGTGCTTACATGGATCCTTATATATTTCTGCAATTTCAGAAGCATCTGTGGAATAAAGCATTCTTAGAGTGTGAATCAGTAACCAAATGGCAGTACGGCAATGGGTTAGATGGGCTTTTCATTCCAAAATTTACCTGAAATGATGCTAATGGCAATAAACAGCAGCTGATATTTCTTCAAACCGGTCCAATCTACATTAATGCTCCCCAAGTTCTATTCTGTTCCTGTAACACAACTGGcagagcaaaaataaaaaatgtgaatgcCCTTGCTAGGTGTGATCTTTCTTAAatcgatagttcacccaaaaatgcaaattatgtcatcattaactcaccctcatcttgttacaaacctgtatgcatttatttttcttcattaaaaaaagatttttcgcATGATGTTGCTACTGTATTCCAAGCAATTAAAGTTAATGGTGACCAGGAGCTGGCAAGCtcctaaaaaaaatgacaaaatgcaccataaaagtaatccatatatGACTTTAAAATACAGTCCCGGTCATCATCACTTTTATTGAATGGTAAATAGCAGCATGAACATCTTGCCGAACATCCCTTTTTtattctaatctttttttttttggtaaactttGTGGAATTTCAATTCATATAGGAGGAGCAGCAATTAAATACAGTGTGTTTTTAACCCTCCATAGGAAGACGACTCTGCTTTTAAACAACGTGGTGGCAATCTGTGGAGCTGTGCTGATGTTGTTGAGTAAAACCGCCCTCTCGTTTGAGATGATCATGGTGGCACGTGTCCTATACGGCATCAATGCTGGTGTGTTGGAAAATCTGTAAATGCATGCAAATGTCTTTTTAATTTTGTGCTGTTTTCTATATTACCTACTTGAGTGCTGTCTGTGCAGGTGTGAGTTTGACTGTCCACACCATGTATATTTTGGAGTGCGCCCCCAAGAGGCTGCGTGGGATGGTTGGTGTGTCTGTGGCTACTTTTGTCTCAATGGGGAAGTTTTTTGGCCAGCTGCTTGGGATCAGGTGTGTCATTAACAGCAGGTTTATCTTCCTTGTTACATTCACTGTCCATGTGTTAACCAAATTTAACAAGTTAACCAAACTTGTAAAGATTTAAACGTTAAAGCttgggttttgtgtgtgtgtgtgtgtgtcagtgaggtGTTAGGCACTGAGGAGCACTGGATCTGGCTGCTGGCCTTCAGCGGGGTCGCTGCTCTCCTGCAGCTGCTAACCCTTCCCCTTCTCCCTGAGTCCCCACGGTACCTCCTGCTGGAGAAGGCAGACAAACACGGCTGTGAGACAGGTCAGAACCACAGACGTTTACATAGACATTTATATTTCTTACAAAATTCATCTTAAATCATTTGTTCAAAATGTGAGACCATGTCATGGAAAAACAGGATTTCCAAATGTTCTTAGACATGTTttagtcaacaacaacaacaaatattatatatatatgaatttgtatgaatatatgaatatatgttttttttagaaTTCTGGCGAGTTATTTGATGATGTTCAATATGTCTCAGCTCTGCGCAGGCTGTGGGGAGCTAAAAAGGACCCTGGACCAGAGATGGAGGAGATGTTGGCTGAACACACCTCCCTAAAGAGCGTGCAGATCCACGGGCTCATGGACCTCTTCCTCGACCACAACGTCCGCTGGCAGCTCCTCACCATCCTCGTCACGTTTGTCACGCTGCAGCTCTGCGGCATCAATGCTGTGAGTCACCCGCACCTGAAAACCATTGATCTGAGAATGCCTATTTCATCAAAACGCAAAACCATATGCCACAGTCTGTTCAGGAAATGTGCTTTATGGCTTCACATTGCAAGATAATTTACTTCCCGCTCAATTCTTCTTTTTGATGAAAGCGACTGCCATTATTTTCATCATTCAGTTCCAAAGATGAATAATGGAACTTGAAGATATTGTTATTCACATGGCCTGTGAATCATGTCTTTGTAGGTCTATCTCTATTCGTTTGATGTGTTTCAAGCTGCTGGTATTGCCAAGGAGAACCTGCGCTATGCCGCCCTGGGGACGGGCCTGTGTGAAGTCTCCACCTCTATTGCCTGTGTGAGCCGCTCTTTCTCACCCAAATATTTCATCTAAGCTCGAAACATGATGTGGCCTGGTTTAAAGGAACCTACCGTTgttggtgtttgtgtgtttgtttactgtgCTATTTTGATCCAGGTGCTGATCATTGAGAGAACAGGGAAGAGAGTGCTTCTTTTTAGGGGTTACTTGTGCATGGCTGCCTCACTGGCCCTGCTTACACTCACACTTTACCTTCAGGtttgcttattttttattcatgtttcatTGTTTAAGTACATCATATTTTCAAATCATATAGGTTTTGTGATTAATTATTACAGAAGACAAGAAGGCAAGTTACAGTTTCCATGCATGGCAAATAATTCAGATATTAACAAGAAGAGTGCTGATTGTGAGGTGATTTAAATTGCAGCTacatttaaaggggtagttcaccaaaaaaattacatttagtcaGCATTTGATCTTATTCCAAATCCATATGATTATCTATCAACATGCAAAGAGATGTTTTGCAGAATAtcaaactgttgtatttttatataattacagaTACTACAGcttcaaaaaagacaaaagaaaaaactgtTTAATAAAAGTTCTGTGTTTTCTATTTAGATTTTCAGCATTCCCCTTAAAtagtttaagttttaataatcaaaCGCAACTgtaattaattgatttaataaaaaacaacaacttcaacatcgcatccttgtggcgcggctgaaaCAGAAGAACGTACGCAGCCTTGCGCTCAGCTCATTTTCTCCAAAAGGCCGCTACTGCAAACAAAgtgcagttttttattttaataaattaaattaattattttatttgtagtagtagtagtactgtTAATACATTAAGTAATATATAGCGTTAGAGCGTTGCGTTAGCGagcaagctagcgcaaggttgggggttcgattccccgggaacacataagtagaaattgatagcctgaatgcactgtaagtcgctttggataaaagcgtctgctaaatgcatacatttaatttaatttaattttaatatacactcacctaaaggattattaggtacacctgttcaacttctcattaatgcaattatctaatcaaccaatcacatggcagtgtGCACTTGCacttaggggtgtggtcctggtcaagacaatctcctgaactccaaactgaatgtcagaatgggaaagaaaggtgatttaagcaattttgagcgtggcatggttgttggtgccagacgggtcggtctgagtatttcacaatctgctcagtgactgggattttcacacacaaccatttctagagtttacaaagaatggcgtgaaaagggaaaaatatccagtatgcagcagtcctgtgggcgaaaatgccttgttgatgctagaggtcagagcaGAATGGGcggactgattcaagctgatagaagagcaactttgactgaaataaccactcgatACAactgaggtatgcagcaaagcatttgtgaagccccaacacacacaaccttgaggcggatgaagaccccaccgggtaccactcatctccactacaaattggaaaaagaggctacaatttgcaagagctcaccaaaattggaaaaatgttgcctggtctcaTGTATTCAGattgtagagtcagaatttggagtAAACAGAAtaagaacatggatccatcatgccttgttaccactgtgcaggctggtggtggtggtctaATGGTGtaggggatgttttcttggcacactttaggccccttagtgccaattgggcatcgtttaaatgccacggcctacctgagcattgtttctgaccatgtccatccctttatgaccaccgtgtacccatcctctgatagctacttccagcaggataatgcaccatgtcacaaagcttgaatcaatTCAaaatggtttcttgaacatgacaataggtgcgtttacatggacactttttgcttccattggattgaattcattctgattgacgaatCCGAACATAGTGTTAACATGAACGCTGAATAAAGTGAGCAGGTTGATATGCGCGTTTACATGTCACAGGCTTCTTATCAGATTTACTCTGatatgaatatacagagtttcccgctgctgttttaaaaagcacacttgATATTTATCTACTTCGGATCCTAAATAGGCGACGACCAGCGCATTAACTGTGTGCTGcttaactttaatttaaaaaaaaaaaaagctgtaaaagTGTCCATTCCCGCACCCAAAACTTGTCGTCTAttgatgagagtcttaaacgAGGACTGGTGGGACGTGGTCCTGTTCCACTTCACATACGCTGAGTGAAAGGGGAGTTTTATAATCACAGGACACTTAATTTATGACACTTTAGTCACCAGGAAGAACACCCTGTTCAGCGTGCCATACATCACTATTTCTACGTCACTGCGCATGCACAGTACTTTCCCGTTTCGGTTTTCAATCTGATCAAGTGTTCACATGTCCTCtcgctcggattacaaaagggataaaccaccccttacaatccgatcaaaattttagtcggatcgagccaattcaatccgattgacgtgtttatatatgacatttttattctgattgtgcttctagttccattacgatcggattagtagtgtccatgtaaacgcagctaatgagttcactgtactaaaatggcccccacagtctaCAGATCCCAACCCAATAAaacatctttgggatgtggtggaacgggagcttcgtgccctggatgtgcatcccacaaatctccatcaactgcaagatgcgatcctatcaatatgggccaacatctctaaagaatgctttcagcaccttgttgaatcaatgccacgtagagttaaggcagttctgaaggcgaaagggggtcaaacacagtattagtatggtgttcctaataatcctttaggtgagtgtatttctgtcacagtttcttcaagttaaaccgaacttttattttgatggatcACTGTGAAGACCTTTAagtttctgtgtgtgtatatgatatgAAGAATGTTTTTTCTCAAATCGTaaaatgaagtgactctcagagcagctctaGAGATTGTTTATGTACGCGCGCACTTCAGCATTTGTGTAGTTAACTAGTAAAATAGTCTTTTTGCGCCTTAATATTCACATCCCTAGTACATATTGTATTTTGAtacaagtgtactgacctacttttgaagTATTCAGCcaaaattctgtgacattctgcgttaaaaagtaaattatatttcTGTGACTGGATTCTGTGATTCCGTCTGCGTTTTCCACATCGCaaaaatcatagggccctatatATTCCATCTCTTCTGAAGTCATATTATggttttgtgtgagaaacagatgaaattgttattcactgaaaatctttgcCACAGGTTTCAAGTCTCAGATTGCGCTTATTATATATTGAATGTGATTTGGGACTATTTCTATCAAGATGACATgacaaaaaacatcataaaagtagttcatATGAAGCATGTGGCGTATTTATTGTCTTCTGCATTCGTATGATAGTTTTGTGTGAGGAACTGACAATATCTTTGCCACAGCTTTCAAATCTCATGCGATTattatataatgaaagtgaattggGGACTTTATTTCATGTCCTCTGCAGTCATATcattttgtgtgagaaacagactaaATTTAAGTCAATATTCACAGGACGTTGCTTCTTTTATATAATAAAGGTAAATGAGGACTGAAGCTATcaatctttaaaaacacaaaaaagcatcataaatatagttttgtgtgagaaatgtaAGATGTTATTCACAGAAAACCTTGGCTacagctctcaaatctcattcacaCATATTCCACATATTTGGCATTTCCATAATGAATGTCATAAGAGTTTTGAACAACATGGTAAGAAATTAAACAACTTTAAGTGAGACAAACCAGCAAATAAGCATTAAATAAACTGATATTATTTAATGACTAACAagctttattttactgtttatacTACATGAAACTATTCCTGAGATTGGATTTGTCTGACTTTTGTAGGACTTTGTATCCTGGATGCCTTATTGCAGCATGGTGCTTATTTTCACCTACATATTCTTCTTCTCTAGCGGTCCAGGTACATCCACACATTTGTCTCCTGCAGTGAGACGTTCAGCTTCATGCTTGTGGCTTTATTTCTTGGCAGTACTCTTGTGTATTCTCTCTTCCGCAGCCGGGGTGACAGCACCACTTCCTGGTGAGATTTTCACACAGTCCTATAAACCTCCGGCGTTCATGGTAGCCTGCATCCTCAACTGGGTGGGACTCTTCCTGGTGGGCATGCTGTTTCCTCTCATAGTGGTGAGCCTGAATAATTGTATGGCTTTATAATCTGTGTTTTGCTGAAAAATGAAAGGTGCAGAAATATTTTACACACAgagaaatgtttgaaaaatgtttaaaagatgtacacacacacacacgagaaggaagttttatttcatattagtagcctaataaaaactttttttattttacatgaagctagagatactgacacaataacaATATCCCTATGCACTAGCAGCAGTATAAGTCTAAGATGACGTAAAATGACAGAATACACCATTGAAACATGCCTTATTCACAATTAGTCCTTTCTTTTTCCATTGCAGGAGCATTTGGATTATTTCTGCTTCCTCGTATTTTTTGTGTTCTGCTTCTTCTCTGGTGTTTTTGTGTGGTTCCACGTGCCTGAGACAAAGAATAAAACGGTTCTGGAGATCACAGAggactttaagagaatgcaccaGAAGCGCAGACACTCACTACAGTCGAAACTGAGCTCAGTACACATAAACAACATCCAGACCACCATATGTACCAAGCTTTAGCACCAGTTCAGAATCATTCGTGTAGTCACTGTGTAGTCACAGGCTGTCAACTGTGTGCTCTGTTTGGTTATTCTGTTGATGACATCAAGTTTGTAAGCCACATCCCATTTGTAAACTCAAAATCCAATTTCAATCAGAGGCGAACTGAATGTTGAATCAATATATTTGTACTCTGTCAT includes these proteins:
- the slc2a11l gene encoding solute carrier family 2 member 11, like → MTGALRELARSPVLVAAIFISGIGGTFQYGFHISVLNSPSLFIKELVNSTCQQRYGRSLEPWELSLIWSFIVSMYCMGGLAGTLYAGHLAGAYGRKTTLLLNNVVAICGAVLMLLSKTALSFEMIMVARVLYGINAGVSLTVHTMYILECAPKRLRGMVGVSVATFVSMGKFFGQLLGISEVLGTEEHWIWLLAFSGVAALLQLLTLPLLPESPRYLLLEKADKHGCETALRRLWGAKKDPGPEMEEMLAEHTSLKSVQIHGLMDLFLDHNVRWQLLTILVTFVTLQLCGINAVYLYSFDVFQAAGIAKENLRYAALGTGLCEVSTSIACVLIIERTGKRVLLFRGYLCMAASLALLTLTLYLQDFVSWMPYCSMVLIFTYIFFFSSGPAGVTAPLPGEIFTQSYKPPAFMVACILNWVGLFLVGMLFPLIVEHLDYFCFLVFFVFCFFSGVFVWFHVPETKNKTVLEITEDFKRMHQKRRHSLQSKLSSVHINNIQTTICTKL